TGGCCTTTACTTAGATTTGTAGCACAACCAAGAGTTCTAGCTAAGATGGAGAGTTCTCCATTAACGGATGGCGGAGTGGTAATTGAGTATAAGAATAGAAGATTATTAAGCGGATTTATGGTATTAATACTTAATATTTCGATATTAACTGGATTGATATATTCATTATATAAAGTATATATATTATCAATAAATCCAATTATTAACCAATTTTTAATTGGTCAATTTTTAGGTTTTTCTATGATTTTATTCTCTATTTCAATTTTCATAAATATGGTGATAGAAAATGGAAAAAGCTAGAATATTTGAATTATCAACCATAATATTTGCAATAGTCATTTTGACAGTATTAGGAGTTTTTTCCGATATATATTTGAATTCAATCAATTCTGGGGCATATCTTACTGCTCACGCTAAACAAGACGCTATTCCTATCAAGGTTATAGCAATGCAGTATGCATGGGAATTTGTATATCCTAACGGCACAGTCTCAGTAGATAAGTTAGTTTTAAAGGCAAATCAGACATATCTTCTTGAAATAACATCTAAAGATGTTATACATGCTTTTTACATACCCCAACTCGGATTCAAATTTGAGGCAATACCAGGTTACGTATACGATTTTTACATAGTAATCAACAAGCCTGGAGTTTACGATATATGGTGTGCTGAATTTTGCGGCCCTGGTCACTACTTAATGAGAGGTACTTTAATAGTGGTGAGTTAGGATGAGCAATAGCAGGAAGCTTACAGGAAAGGATTACGCGTGGTGGACTATAAGTGTATTAGCGCTCTTCGTACTTTTCCTATGGGTAGGCAATTTTGGCAATTTAACATATCTTACGCAAAGTCCTATTACAAATTATGTTGAAACATTATGGCACGTAACGTACATAGCTGCTGGTGGAGTTTTCGCTATATTTATGGGTAGTATAATATTTCTATCAGTCAGATTTAGGGCAGTAGAGGTAACTGAAGCTAAGCCTAAGAATGTGATTAACTATTATTATGCAGCATTGTTTATAGATCTCCTCGCGGTAATAGGTATAACTTACGAAATATTTACA
The genomic region above belongs to Saccharolobus caldissimus and contains:
- a CDS encoding quinol oxidase subunit 2, translated to MSNSRKLTGKDYAWWTISVLALFVLFLWVGNFGNLTYLTQSPITNYVETLWHVTYIAAGGVFAIFMGSIIFLSVRFRAVEVTEAKPKNVINYYYAALFIDLLAVIGITYEIFTIAISQFILGLLAAADLLLFASIIYLVYKMYYQE
- a CDS encoding cytochrome c oxidase subunit II encodes the protein MEKARIFELSTIIFAIVILTVLGVFSDIYLNSINSGAYLTAHAKQDAIPIKVIAMQYAWEFVYPNGTVSVDKLVLKANQTYLLEITSKDVIHAFYIPQLGFKFEAIPGYVYDFYIVINKPGVYDIWCAEFCGPGHYLMRGTLIVVS